TTTTATATTCACTTTTATCATAGATTATATTTTCTTCTTTACTATTTTTTTTGACTAATTTTATACCTAATATTAAAAGGTAAATAAAAATGATAATAGATATTATACAAAAAGCAAATACACTTAAACCACCATCAATACTCCCAAATTCAAAGTATTTCAGCAATTCATTTATAATCATAAAAGTAAATAATAAAATGCCCAGACTGCTTAAACATATCAATAAAACTCCACTAAGCTTTTTAAAATAGCTCAACACTAATCTCCTCTAAAATACAAAAATACTTTATATGGTAATTCTATCATAATATTTTTATAATTATTTTAGGTATCTTTATTATTTGACTGAATATATTGATATGGCTGTCTAATTACATTTTTGTTTCTCAAGATGTAAATACTTATTATAGTAATATTTTACCACTTGGAGTTAACTCCAAGTCAAGCAAAATATTATTAATCTTAATCTAATTTTTTAATTATTTTTGCAGGGTTTCCAACAACCGCACAATTATCCGGAACATCTTTTGTTACAACCGAGCCCGCACCTACTATTGCATTTTCTCCGATTGTGACACCGGGTAATATAGTACTCTCTGAACCGATCCATGCACCTTTTTTGATATGTACGGTTTTGCATATACAAATATTTCTTTCATAATGGTCATGGTTTACTGTCAATATTGTTACTTTCGGTGCTATTTGAACATCGTCGTCTATGATTATCCCGCCGGCAGCTGAACCGACAAAACTATGATTGATAAATACGCCCTTTCCTAATTTGGTTTGATTTCCGAAATCAAGCTGAAATGGTGTTAGGATTCTTTTGGTATCCATAGAATCATTGAATATTTCTTCAAATATAGAATTTATATCACCATCGGGTCTAATATTATTAACATCAAAACATAAACATCTTGTTCTCATCATTTCATCTACAGCAGGTTTAAAATAATCTGCATGTAAATCAACTCTTTCTGCATTTCTTAACATTTTAAATACATCTTTTTTCATTTTATTCACTCTCCTTCGATTTCCAATCTTATCACTTAGAGCTAACTCAAGGTCAAGAAAAAAATATAAAAATTTAAAAAAATTATTTTCACAATAAAAAAACAGCAGTATAGAACTGCTGTTTATATTTATATATTTAAAAGAATAAATGAATAACGATTGCCGCAAGAGGTATTGCAATAACAGTTCTTTCCAAGAAACAAACTATTATTTCCCAAAATTTAATCGGAGATTTAGTTGCAAGCATAACCGTTGCGGTTTCCGAGAAAAATATGATTTGTACTATAGATACAAGTGTAACAAATACTCTTGCAGGCTCGCTGATTAGTGTTATTTTTGTTCCCATAACAAGTACGGGTAAGAACATTTCCGCGATACCAACAGGGATAGAAGGTGCAATCAAGGAAACATCCGGAACCTGACATATCAGCAGTAATGGTTTAAATATATTACCAAGCCACTGAAATACAGGAGTGTACTCCGCTAAAATCAATGCCGATACACCAATAGCGGAAAGCATGGTAAGGACTTGAGGCAGTATCAGCAAACTGTCCATTACACTGAGTTTTATGTCAGTTGCTACGCCGTTTGCTATGCCTGCTCTTTTTACGGCACGGCTGAAACCTGTTTTGAATATTGAAAGGCTTGCTTTGGCACCGTCTTTTCTTTCTGCCTCGCTTTGTTCTCTTCCGTTGTAATAAACATTTTTCTTTCTTGAGATAGGAGGTATACGAACCATGATGATTTCCATAATGAAAACAAGCACGAAGCTGATTGCGTATATCTTTAAGAATAAGTGTCCTAGGTTTGCGGTATTTATAACAAGGTATGCAAAACCTATACTGACGGCACTAAAGCCCGTCATTATCGCAACCATTTCTTTATCTGTATAGGCATTTTTCTTCCAAAGTCTGTTTGTAATGAGAACGCCTAAAGATGAGGAGCTTACGAATGAAGCTACTGCATCAAGTGCTGCTTTTCCCGGGACTTTGAATAAAGGTCTCATGAAAGGCTCCAATAATGCTCCTACTATTTCAAGTATTCCGTAGTTAAGTAAGAAAGGCATGAATACCGCTCCCACTATGATAATCCCGAGTACACCGAGAACGATAGGGGGTACAACACTTCCGCCCGTTGCGTCTCCAACGATGAATTCGGGACCGACGAAACCGGCGATGTTCATTTTCATCGCGTATAAGAATACATATATAAACCCTAAAGAGTATAGGATAGTATGAAGTATAGTATCATTTTCATATACTCCAGCAAATGTGGATGTACATTTGCCCTTTTTTATGTACTTATAATAAATATGAGCAAATAGGTTTCCTCCTACTATTAATGCGATTACCCAGTATGCAAAATTACCCATTAGCCCTATAAGCCAGTTATAAACTATACTAAATATGATTTCACTGTCTCCGTTATGAGGAACAGACACAAAGAATACCAGTATACCTATAACAGAGCAAATGATGAGTCTTATAAGACTTTTTAGAAATTTATCTTTTTTAAATGTTATATTATCCAGCTCATTTGAAGGCATGTCCGGATCATAGACTACTTTTGTTGTTGTATTATTTTCCATTTATCACTCTTGCCCTTTCTATTTTTTCTTTGTTGCTAGAATTGACAAGAATTCAAATACTATATTTGCACCAAGATAAGCTGTGATTTCTCCATGGTCGTAAGCAGGTAGAACTTCAACCAAATCCATTCCGATAAAGTTAAGGTCTTTAAGCCCTCTTACCATTTCAAGAGATTCCCAAGAAGTAAAGCCGCCTACTTCGGGTGTTCCCGTACCGGGAGCATATGCAGGGTCTACAAAGTCGATATCGAATGTTAAGAAGCAAGGTTTATCTCCAACTCTTTCAAGAGCTGTTTCAAGTAATTTTTTACTTCCCATTTCTCTAACTTTGTGTCCCGGAATCAATAACATCCCAAGTTCTGCAGCCATTTTATGTTCATCAGGGTCATATAACGAACCTCTCATACCGATTTGAATGGAATGTGAAGGGTCGATCAAACCTTCTTCCAATGCTCTTCTGAAAGGTGTTCCGTGGTTATATTTTTCTCCGAATACTTCATCACATAAATCCGAATGAGAATCGAAATGAACCAATGCCACGGGACCATGTTTTTTAGCTACTGCACGAAGTTCCGCTAAAGTTATGGAATGGTCTCCTCCGAGCACTATAGGAACAGCGTCTTCGTCTATTATTCCTTTTACTCCTTCTTCAATCGCTTTATAAGTAGGATGGATATATCCGGGAATGACAGGGAAGTCACCGATATCTCCTCCTTGTAGACCGTCCATGATATTAACTTGCATCAATACATTATTAGGTTTCATCATTGCAGAGATGTTACGGATTGCATTTGGTCCAAATCTTGATCCTGAACGGAATGAGCTCGCGGTATCAAAAGGTGCACCTGCAATCGCAAAGTCAAGACCTTTTGCACTGTCCACTTTATCCATTCTCATAAAAGTCCCCATATTACAAAATCTAGGTGATGATAGGGCACTTGCGGGTTGTTTTACTTCTGACATAATAATAATTTCCTCCTTAGACATTTTAAAATGTTATAAAATATCCTCTTTTTGCCCTTTATAATAGCATATTTCGACATTATTTTCAATATATTCTGAATATTCGGGAGGAAGTAAATTAAGCTTAAATAAAAACAAATTAATTAAAAGTGCTTTATTAAATTCTTTAATATTTAAAAAAATTATTTATACTTTTGCATTTTAATTTTTTTAAGATAAATTTATTAAAATAGTTGTTTTATTTCTTCTCTTAGAATTTCTCCTCGAACATTCCTTCCTTTACGGCTTGATGTACCCTGATATATGTAATTATAAAATTCATAATATTTATCCATAGTTCCATTACTTTTTGATTGTAATATTTTTTTTTCTAATTTAATTAAAATTTCACATACTATATTTGTGTCTGGCAAACACTTATCATGTCTATAAATTTAAAACATTATTTCTGATATTAATGTAAATATAGATGATTTTCTGTACCATAAAGAATCAATAGGTAAGTTTAATTTATTAATGAAAGTTAATACATTTATAAAGCATTTTTTAATTATATTTTTATTAGGATATTCGTCTTCAAATTTTTTAATATAACTTTCGATTTCTCGATTACTGTTGAAATATCTACCTATCTCTATAGTGGTCATTAATATTATAATGAATTCTAAATCATTCATTCGTGATATTTCGCTATCACTTAATACATCTAAATTTTCCAGTAATTTAGTTTTAATTATTTCTTTACCTGTTGTAATAAATTCACCTTCATATAAAGCATTATTAATTTCCATTGCATTTAAAGCATAATTTACTGAATTAATTCTACTAAATATTTCTTTAATTTGAATATCAGAAAGTTTACCTAAATCTCTTACTACAACTGTGTAATTTAAAAAACATTCTTTTTTTGTTTGACTTAAATCTTTAA
The DNA window shown above is from Anaerofustis stercorihominis DSM 17244 and carries:
- a CDS encoding DUF262 domain-containing protein; the protein is MQQSNTTGIATNKKIIDLYQDMNENKLILQPSFQRKLVWNNKHKENFLQTILGQYPFPEVYFADGNIDTENIQATKQVIDGQQRLSTIYQYISNNDDLVLKKIKKFKDLSQTKKECFLNYTVVVRDLGKLSDIQIKEIFSRINSVNYALNAMEINNALYEGEFITTGKEIIKTKLLENLDVLSDSEISRMNDLEFIIILMTTIEIGRYFNSNREIESYIKKFEDEYPNKNIIKKCFINVLTFINKLNLPIDSLWYRKSSIFTLISEIMF
- a CDS encoding DapH/DapD/GlmU-related protein; protein product: MKKDVFKMLRNAERVDLHADYFKPAVDEMMRTRCLCFDVNNIRPDGDINSIFEEIFNDSMDTKRILTPFQLDFGNQTKLGKGVFINHSFVGSAAGGIIIDDDVQIAPKVTILTVNHDHYERNICICKTVHIKKGAWIGSESTILPGVTIGENAIVGAGSVVTKDVPDNCAVVGNPAKIIKKLD
- a CDS encoding YjiH family protein, yielding MENNTTTKVVYDPDMPSNELDNITFKKDKFLKSLIRLIICSVIGILVFFVSVPHNGDSEIIFSIVYNWLIGLMGNFAYWVIALIVGGNLFAHIYYKYIKKGKCTSTFAGVYENDTILHTILYSLGFIYVFLYAMKMNIAGFVGPEFIVGDATGGSVVPPIVLGVLGIIIVGAVFMPFLLNYGILEIVGALLEPFMRPLFKVPGKAALDAVASFVSSSSLGVLITNRLWKKNAYTDKEMVAIMTGFSAVSIGFAYLVINTANLGHLFLKIYAISFVLVFIMEIIMVRIPPISRKKNVYYNGREQSEAERKDGAKASLSIFKTGFSRAVKRAGIANGVATDIKLSVMDSLLILPQVLTMLSAIGVSALILAEYTPVFQWLGNIFKPLLLICQVPDVSLIAPSIPVGIAEMFLPVLVMGTKITLISEPARVFVTLVSIVQIIFFSETATVMLATKSPIKFWEIIVCFLERTVIAIPLAAIVIHLFF
- the speB gene encoding agmatinase; this translates as MSEVKQPASALSSPRFCNMGTFMRMDKVDSAKGLDFAIAGAPFDTASSFRSGSRFGPNAIRNISAMMKPNNVLMQVNIMDGLQGGDIGDFPVIPGYIHPTYKAIEEGVKGIIDEDAVPIVLGGDHSITLAELRAVAKKHGPVALVHFDSHSDLCDEVFGEKYNHGTPFRRALEEGLIDPSHSIQIGMRGSLYDPDEHKMAAELGMLLIPGHKVREMGSKKLLETALERVGDKPCFLTFDIDFVDPAYAPGTGTPEVGGFTSWESLEMVRGLKDLNFIGMDLVEVLPAYDHGEITAYLGANIVFEFLSILATKKK